In a single window of the Streptococcus ilei genome:
- a CDS encoding ABC transporter permease — translation MLRNAFAYITRKWPKSLLLFAIILLMGTLSLIGLSMKGATQKASSESLGSITNSFSMQINRRTNPGTPRGAGNLRGEDIEKISQVEGITSSIKRINAIADILDHEIIETEETLQNQSPERAKHFKNTLMVTGVNDSSKEDKFVSGAYKLVQGEHLTDKDKNQILMHEDLAKKNGLKVGDKVRLKSNLYDADNEKGANETVEVTIKGLFSGKNQAPLTYAQELYEDTLISDLDTAAKLYGNTVQTATYEDATFFAKGDQDLDKLIEKIKALDIPWNYYDLVKSSSNYPALQKSISSMFQVANYLFIGSLIFASLLLTLLLVLWLNARRREVGILLALGLSKVQIAGQFVAELVMISIPAFLLSYGVAGLLAKAVGDTVLKNVTSGIAKQMAQESSAANLGGGAEAESFSKTLTDIHMDIQPSQLLVIVLVGGILLILVSILSSQWLLHKKPKELLVDVE, via the coding sequence ATGTTGCGAAATGCTTTTGCTTATATCACACGTAAATGGCCCAAGTCTCTCTTGCTCTTTGCCATCATTCTCCTCATGGGGACCTTGAGCTTGATCGGACTCTCCATGAAGGGGGCGACCCAAAAAGCTTCATCAGAAAGTCTAGGCTCCATCACCAATAGCTTCTCGATGCAGATCAATCGACGGACCAATCCGGGAACCCCTCGGGGAGCTGGGAATCTCAGAGGAGAGGATATCGAAAAAATCAGCCAGGTAGAGGGCATCACCTCCTCCATCAAGCGGATCAATGCTATCGCGGATATCCTAGACCACGAGATTATTGAGACAGAAGAAACTCTGCAAAATCAATCTCCAGAGCGGGCTAAGCACTTCAAAAACACCTTGATGGTGACAGGGGTCAATGACTCTTCAAAAGAAGATAAATTTGTCTCTGGGGCCTACAAGCTGGTTCAAGGGGAGCATCTGACCGATAAGGACAAAAACCAAATCCTCATGCACGAAGATTTGGCGAAAAAGAATGGCCTCAAGGTGGGCGATAAGGTGCGTCTCAAGTCCAACCTCTACGATGCTGACAATGAAAAAGGGGCCAATGAAACCGTCGAAGTGACCATTAAAGGCTTGTTCTCAGGGAAAAACCAAGCTCCTCTCACTTACGCCCAAGAATTGTATGAAGATACACTCATTTCTGATTTGGATACAGCTGCCAAACTCTATGGCAATACCGTCCAAACAGCTACCTATGAGGATGCGACCTTCTTTGCAAAAGGGGATCAGGACCTGGATAAATTGATCGAAAAAATCAAAGCCTTGGATATCCCATGGAATTACTATGATTTGGTTAAGAGCTCTTCGAACTACCCAGCCTTGCAAAAATCGATCAGCAGCATGTTCCAAGTGGCGAACTACTTGTTTATTGGTAGCCTCATCTTTGCTAGCTTGCTTCTCACTCTTCTTCTTGTCTTGTGGCTCAATGCCCGTCGCAGAGAAGTTGGAATCTTACTGGCTCTTGGACTTTCTAAGGTACAGATTGCGGGGCAATTCGTGGCAGAATTGGTCATGATTTCCATCCCAGCCTTCCTCCTCTCCTATGGAGTCGCAGGTCTTCTTGCCAAAGCAGTAGGAGATACGGTGCTCAAGAACGTAACCAGTGGCATTGCCAAACAAATGGCTCAAGAATCCTCTGCCGCAAACCTTGGTGGAGGAGCTGAGGCGGAAAGCTTCAGTAAGACCCTGACAGATATCCATATGGACATCCAACCGAGCCAATTGCTGGTGATTGTTTTGGTCGGTGGGATTCTCTTGATTCTCGTATCCATCCTTTCTTCTCAATGGCTCTTGCATAAGAAACCAAAGGAACTCTTGGTGGATGTCGAATAA
- a CDS encoding ABC transporter permease — translation MLLQQAIAYISRKRTRNLVLFLILLLILSCLYFCFSLMQVGGKLEDHIKQSAGTSFALTSKQGDKPFALKEAEKVRQLDGVGSMVPQYESPVRILGKEAVTGQQSVERDDLGQEAKQALGAVFTQKTDQHLDFRSGSFQLVQGKHLSDKASGQILIHEELAKKNKLKVGDQLTLSSFQMGETPAKEQTFEIVGIFSGKKQEKFTGMTSDLSENQVYLPYEDATKLLGLSQQEVTQVTFGVKDPEKIDALLKQVKSLDLDWQSLRLVEDRKAFDQMKESSQTLEGLVRIMMIVLLVTGAGALSLLLSLWTRERIHEIGVLLSIGKSKGRIFGQFLLEVVLVSLLAVIPAFLIGRMVSQRFLEQFVGETGQQQTLDLLHQIPQGLSLGIAYASLLGLILLSLGATTSLIWRKTPKEILTKMS, via the coding sequence ATGCTCTTACAACAGGCAATCGCCTATATTTCTCGAAAAAGAACGAGGAATCTGGTCCTCTTTCTGATTCTCCTCTTGATCCTCTCTTGCTTGTATTTCTGTTTTTCACTGATGCAAGTGGGAGGAAAACTGGAGGACCACATCAAACAGTCGGCGGGGACCAGTTTTGCTCTGACCAGTAAACAAGGGGATAAGCCCTTTGCTCTGAAGGAAGCTGAAAAGGTGCGGCAACTGGACGGGGTGGGATCCATGGTTCCTCAATATGAAAGTCCCGTTCGTATTCTTGGTAAAGAAGCGGTGACGGGACAGCAGTCGGTAGAAAGGGATGATCTGGGACAGGAAGCCAAGCAAGCACTAGGCGCTGTCTTCACCCAGAAGACAGACCAGCATCTGGATTTCCGAAGTGGCAGTTTCCAATTGGTGCAAGGCAAGCACTTATCCGATAAAGCGAGCGGACAGATCTTGATCCACGAAGAGTTGGCTAAGAAGAACAAGCTAAAGGTCGGAGATCAGTTAACCTTATCCAGTTTTCAGATGGGAGAGACTCCTGCCAAAGAGCAAACCTTTGAAATCGTTGGGATCTTTTCAGGTAAGAAACAGGAAAAATTCACAGGAATGACCTCTGATCTGAGTGAAAACCAAGTCTACCTCCCTTATGAGGATGCGACCAAGCTCCTAGGTCTCAGTCAGCAAGAAGTGACCCAGGTTACCTTTGGCGTTAAAGATCCTGAGAAAATTGATGCTCTCTTGAAGCAAGTAAAAAGCTTGGATCTGGATTGGCAGTCTCTCCGCTTGGTCGAGGATCGCAAGGCCTTTGACCAGATGAAGGAGTCCTCTCAGACCCTAGAAGGCCTGGTACGGATTATGATGATCGTCCTCCTGGTGACGGGAGCAGGTGCCCTATCGCTCTTACTGAGCCTCTGGACACGGGAGCGGATCCATGAAATCGGGGTTCTCTTATCCATTGGAAAGAGCAAGGGACGGATCTTTGGACAGTTCCTCTTGGAAGTGGTGCTGGTATCCTTACTGGCAGTGATTCCGGCCTTTCTCATCGGGCGGATGGTTAGCCAACGTTTCTTAGAACAATTTGTCGGAGAGACGGGACAACAGCAGACCCTTGACCTACTTCATCAGATCCCTCAAGGCCTTTCCTTAGGAATCGCCTATGCTAGCCTCTTGGGCTTGATCCTTCTGTCGCTCGGTGCAACCACCAGCTTGATCTGGCGCAAGACACCAAAAGAAATATTAACAAAAATGAGTTAA
- a CDS encoding ABC transporter ATP-binding protein produces the protein MLELKNVAYSYQSYSEDILSNVNYQFENGTFYSIIGQSGTGKSTLLSLLAGLDNPKKGQVLFDGEDIQTKGSSYHRKHHVSLVFQNYNLIDYLTPLENVRLVNKQAGKEILLELGLDETQIKRNVLQLSGGQQQRVAIARALVSEAPVILADEPTGNLDEQTAGDIIAILKKLAKERQKCVIVVTHSKEVAEASDVVLELSRRSLVEKSK, from the coding sequence ATGTTAGAACTCAAAAATGTAGCCTATAGTTACCAAAGCTATAGTGAAGATATCCTCTCAAATGTGAACTATCAGTTCGAAAATGGGACATTTTACAGTATTATTGGCCAGTCAGGAACTGGGAAATCAACCCTCCTCTCCCTCTTGGCTGGTTTGGACAATCCCAAGAAGGGGCAGGTTCTCTTTGATGGGGAGGATATCCAGACCAAAGGATCTAGCTACCACCGCAAGCACCATGTTTCCCTGGTTTTTCAGAATTACAATCTGATCGATTATTTGACACCACTTGAAAATGTCCGCCTAGTCAACAAACAAGCTGGGAAAGAGATTCTTTTGGAATTGGGGCTGGACGAAACGCAAATCAAACGCAATGTCCTCCAACTATCCGGAGGGCAGCAGCAACGGGTGGCCATTGCACGTGCGCTCGTTTCAGAAGCGCCTGTCATCTTGGCAGATGAGCCAACAGGAAACCTAGACGAACAAACAGCAGGTGATATCATTGCGATTTTGAAGAAGTTGGCCAAGGAACGCCAAAAATGTGTCATCGTCGTCACCCACAGCAAGGAAGTGGCAGAGGCCTCCGATGTGGTCTTGGAATTGAGTCGCCGTAGCCTCGTTGAGAAGAGCAAGTAA
- a CDS encoding response regulator transcription factor: MKILIVEDEVLIREGMSDYLMECGYEVFEAGDGQEALDLFHREAPDIVLLDIQLPILNGLEVLKAIRKTSSVPVLMLTAFHDEDYKLTAFGELADGYLEKPFSLSLLKVRIEAIFKKLQPSRVFTYGEARVDFESYTASLAGQAISMNAKELEILEYLLQHEGKARTRSQILDAVWKETEEIPFDRVIDVYIKELRKKLELDCIVTVRNVGYKLERP; encoded by the coding sequence ATGAAGATACTAATCGTAGAAGATGAAGTCCTGATTCGAGAAGGAATGAGCGACTATCTCATGGAATGTGGCTATGAGGTCTTTGAAGCAGGCGATGGGCAGGAGGCTCTGGACCTCTTTCACAGAGAAGCGCCGGATATAGTTTTGCTAGATATCCAGCTTCCTATCCTCAATGGCTTGGAAGTCCTCAAGGCCATCCGGAAGACTAGCTCAGTCCCTGTCCTCATGCTAACGGCCTTCCATGATGAGGACTATAAGTTGACGGCCTTTGGAGAGCTGGCAGACGGCTACCTTGAAAAACCCTTCTCCTTGTCCCTCTTGAAGGTCCGGATCGAAGCTATTTTTAAAAAGCTTCAACCTTCACGGGTCTTCACCTATGGAGAGGCGCGGGTGGATTTTGAGAGTTATACAGCCAGCCTAGCTGGGCAAGCCATTTCCATGAATGCCAAGGAGTTGGAAATCTTGGAATACTTGCTCCAGCATGAAGGTAAAGCCCGGACTCGCTCTCAGATCCTCGATGCTGTCTGGAAGGAGACGGAGGAGATCCCTTTTGACCGGGTGATCGATGTTTATATCAAGGAACTACGAAAAAAACTAGAGCTGGACTGTATCGTTACGGTACGCAATGTCGGCTATAAATTGGAGAGACCATGA
- the groES gene encoding co-chaperone GroES, protein MLKPLGDRVVLKVEEKEQTVGGFVIAKASQAETKTAEVIAVGEGVRTLSGELVAPSVKVGDTVLVENHAGVEVKDGDEKYTIVGTASILAIVEA, encoded by the coding sequence ATGTTAAAACCATTAGGAGACCGCGTGGTCTTGAAAGTAGAAGAAAAAGAACAAACAGTCGGTGGCTTTGTCATCGCAAAAGCAAGTCAAGCTGAAACCAAAACAGCAGAAGTCATCGCTGTAGGTGAGGGAGTTCGGACCCTCAGTGGTGAGTTGGTAGCACCAAGCGTCAAAGTCGGTGATACTGTCTTAGTGGAAAATCATGCAGGCGTTGAAGTGAAAGACGGTGATGAGAAATACACGATTGTTGGGACTGCAAGTATTCTTGCCATTGTTGAAGCTTAA
- a CDS encoding sensor histidine kinase, whose translation MTKRSIFAKIFLITFALFSSLVILLHASVYFIFPSTYIESQRQTILKKSEALAKSFQGQTEGTIESVIDLYSKTNDIKVSIKGKQKQNAIEIKDDLLLNPDSQNNSLVIEERKIQTKEGKDLTLQFLATVDSQKEARDISLGFLPYSLLASFVLSLIASYLYARMISAPILEIKQMTKRMKRLDRTASLPIHSQDEIGVLKQQINDLYHHLLEVIDNLEQQKQENLKLEQMKVEFLRGASHELKTPLASLKIILENMRDKIGRYKDRDRYLSVSLDIVDEMNQIVLEILSLSSVQELAGDKEWIQLDQVLEQILDQYKVLAQSRSLTIDNRIPDKPVYMDPAILKLVLSNVISNAVKHSDAGGEIQLRLEEEGTHLAVENTSQEMVETAEMPMSASRQKKEGGLGLFVVQHLLDHEELAYQFDKTAMGLRFRMELPKDPQD comes from the coding sequence ATGACCAAACGGAGTATCTTTGCAAAGATCTTTCTGATCACCTTTGCCCTTTTTAGTAGCTTAGTCATCCTTCTACATGCTTCGGTTTATTTTATTTTCCCATCGACCTATATCGAGTCCCAGCGCCAGACGATTTTGAAGAAATCAGAGGCCCTGGCCAAGAGTTTCCAAGGTCAGACAGAAGGGACCATTGAGTCGGTCATCGACCTTTATTCCAAGACCAATGATATCAAGGTCTCTATCAAGGGCAAGCAAAAACAAAATGCCATAGAGATAAAAGATGACCTGCTCCTCAACCCTGACAGCCAGAATAATTCTCTGGTGATTGAAGAGCGAAAGATTCAGACCAAAGAAGGGAAAGACTTGACCTTGCAATTCTTAGCGACTGTCGATTCGCAAAAGGAAGCGCGGGACATCAGTCTGGGCTTTCTTCCCTATAGTCTTCTTGCCTCCTTTGTTTTGTCGCTGATTGCCTCCTATCTCTATGCCCGCATGATTTCTGCTCCGATCCTTGAGATCAAGCAGATGACCAAACGGATGAAGCGGCTGGATCGGACAGCCAGTCTCCCCATTCACTCGCAGGATGAGATCGGCGTCCTCAAGCAACAAATCAACGACCTCTATCACCATCTCCTAGAAGTGATTGACAATCTAGAGCAGCAGAAACAGGAAAATCTGAAGTTGGAGCAGATGAAGGTCGAATTCCTAAGAGGGGCTTCGCATGAGCTCAAGACTCCTCTGGCCAGCTTGAAGATTATCCTCGAAAATATGCGGGATAAGATCGGTCGCTACAAGGATCGGGACCGCTACCTGTCGGTTTCCCTCGATATCGTCGATGAGATGAATCAGATCGTCCTAGAAATCCTGTCCCTGTCCTCTGTCCAAGAACTGGCTGGTGACAAGGAGTGGATCCAGCTGGACCAGGTCTTAGAGCAGATCCTCGACCAGTACAAGGTCTTGGCTCAATCCCGCTCGCTCACGATTGACAATCGAATCCCTGACAAACCAGTCTATATGGATCCAGCCATTCTGAAATTGGTCCTCTCAAATGTCATCAGTAATGCTGTCAAGCATTCGGATGCCGGTGGAGAGATCCAACTCCGTCTCGAAGAAGAAGGGACGCACTTGGCTGTTGAAAATACCAGCCAGGAAATGGTAGAGACCGCTGAGATGCCAATGTCCGCTAGCCGCCAGAAGAAGGAAGGTGGCTTGGGACTCTTCGTGGTTCAACACTTGCTGGATCATGAAGAACTGGCCTACCAATTTGATAAAACGGCTATGGGCTTACGCTTCCGTATGGAACTGCCCAAAGATCCTCAAGACTAA
- a CDS encoding ABC transporter ATP-binding protein, with product MAIIALENIRKSYADGSQMHHVLNQLNLSVEPNEFVAILGPSGSGKSTLLAIAGLLLSADEGRIRIAGQDLTGLNQGQWTQKRLELLGFIFQDHQLLSYMKIGDQLELVAKLKGEKDKKKRQEEVKALLADLGIEACYHQYPNQMSGGQKQRAAIARAFIGNPQVILADEPTASLDPDRGQEIAQLIRKEVKSKNKSAIMVTHDRSILTYVDTIYELKHGQLLKVEQLD from the coding sequence ATGGCCATTATTGCATTAGAAAATATCAGAAAATCCTACGCCGATGGCAGCCAGATGCACCATGTCCTTAACCAACTTAATTTAAGCGTCGAACCCAACGAATTTGTCGCAATCTTGGGCCCTTCAGGATCTGGTAAATCCACTCTCTTAGCCATCGCTGGCTTGCTTTTGTCAGCAGACGAGGGCCGGATTCGTATCGCTGGCCAAGACTTGACCGGCCTCAACCAAGGCCAGTGGACACAAAAACGGCTGGAATTGCTTGGCTTCATCTTTCAAGATCACCAGCTCCTCTCCTACATGAAAATCGGTGATCAGTTAGAACTGGTAGCCAAATTGAAAGGAGAAAAGGACAAGAAAAAACGCCAAGAGGAAGTCAAAGCCTTGCTGGCAGATCTGGGCATCGAAGCTTGTTACCACCAATACCCTAATCAGATGTCTGGTGGACAAAAACAACGGGCAGCTATTGCTCGCGCCTTTATCGGAAATCCGCAGGTCATCTTAGCCGATGAACCAACCGCTAGCCTAGACCCTGATCGGGGGCAAGAAATCGCCCAGTTGATCCGGAAAGAAGTCAAATCCAAAAACAAGAGCGCCATCATGGTGACCCATGACCGCTCCATCCTGACCTATGTGGATACCATTTATGAATTAAAACATGGCCAATTGCTAAAGGTAGAACAGCTTGATTAA
- the groL gene encoding chaperonin GroEL (60 kDa chaperone family; promotes refolding of misfolded polypeptides especially under stressful conditions; forms two stacked rings of heptamers to form a barrel-shaped 14mer; ends can be capped by GroES; misfolded proteins enter the barrel where they are refolded when GroES binds): MSKEIKFSSDARAAMVRGVDILADTVKVTLGPKGRNVVLEKSFGSPLITNDGVTIAKEIELEDHFENMGAKLVSEVASKTNDIAGDGTTTATVLTQAIVREGIKNVTAGANPIGIRRGIEAAVATAVEALKDNAIPVANKEAIAQVAAVSSRSEKVGEYISEAMEKVGNDGVITIEESRGMETELEVVEGMQFDRGYLSQYMVTDNEKMVADLENPYILITDKKVSNIQEILPLLESILQSNRPLLIIADDVDGEALPTLVLNKIRGTFNVVAVKAPGFGDRRKAMLEDIAILTGGTVITEDLGLELKDATIEALGQASRVTVDKDSTVIVEGAGNPEAIANRVAVIKSQIETTTSEFDREKLQERLAKLSGGVAVIKVGAATETELKEMKLRIEDALNATRAAVEEGIVAGGGTALANVISAVETLELEGDEATGRNIVLRALEEPVRQIAHNAGYEGSIVIDRLKHAEVGTGFNAATGEWVNMIEAGIIDPVKVSRSALQNAASVASLILTTEAVVANKPEPAPAASAMDPSMMGGMM, translated from the coding sequence ATGTCAAAAGAAATTAAATTTTCATCAGATGCTCGTGCAGCCATGGTCCGTGGGGTTGATATCCTAGCAGATACCGTTAAGGTAACCTTGGGACCTAAAGGGCGAAATGTGGTTCTTGAAAAATCATTTGGCTCACCATTGATTACCAATGATGGGGTAACCATCGCCAAAGAAATCGAATTGGAAGACCACTTCGAAAATATGGGTGCCAAATTAGTATCAGAAGTAGCTTCTAAGACCAACGATATCGCTGGAGACGGAACAACGACTGCGACTGTCTTGACTCAAGCCATCGTCCGTGAAGGGATCAAGAACGTTACAGCTGGTGCGAATCCAATCGGTATCCGTCGTGGGATTGAAGCAGCGGTTGCGACTGCTGTTGAAGCCTTGAAAGACAATGCAATTCCGGTTGCCAATAAAGAAGCTATTGCCCAGGTTGCAGCTGTCTCTTCTCGTTCTGAAAAAGTCGGGGAGTACATCTCAGAAGCCATGGAAAAAGTGGGCAACGACGGAGTAATCACCATTGAAGAATCTCGTGGAATGGAAACAGAGTTAGAAGTCGTTGAAGGGATGCAGTTTGATCGTGGTTACCTCTCTCAATACATGGTCACAGATAATGAAAAAATGGTGGCAGACCTTGAAAATCCTTATATTTTGATCACCGATAAGAAGGTGTCAAATATTCAGGAAATCCTTCCATTGCTTGAAAGTATCCTGCAAAGCAATCGTCCGCTCTTGATCATTGCTGATGATGTGGATGGAGAAGCCCTCCCAACACTTGTCTTGAACAAGATTCGTGGAACTTTCAATGTTGTAGCTGTCAAGGCACCAGGATTCGGTGACCGTCGCAAAGCCATGCTAGAAGACATCGCTATCTTGACAGGCGGAACTGTTATCACAGAAGATCTCGGTCTTGAGTTAAAAGATGCGACCATCGAGGCGCTTGGTCAAGCAAGTAGAGTGACAGTAGATAAAGATAGCACGGTTATTGTAGAAGGTGCAGGAAATCCTGAAGCCATTGCCAACCGTGTAGCTGTGATTAAATCACAAATTGAAACAACTACTTCAGAATTTGACCGTGAAAAATTGCAAGAACGCTTGGCTAAATTGTCTGGCGGTGTTGCAGTGATCAAGGTCGGAGCTGCAACCGAAACCGAATTGAAGGAAATGAAACTTCGTATCGAAGACGCCCTCAATGCGACACGCGCAGCGGTTGAAGAAGGAATTGTTGCAGGTGGTGGTACGGCCCTTGCCAACGTTATTTCTGCAGTGGAAACCCTTGAATTGGAAGGGGATGAAGCGACAGGACGTAATATCGTACTTCGTGCCCTGGAAGAGCCTGTACGCCAAATTGCCCATAATGCAGGCTATGAAGGATCAATCGTCATCGATCGCTTGAAACATGCAGAAGTCGGAACAGGCTTCAATGCTGCAACAGGTGAATGGGTCAACATGATTGAAGCAGGAATTATCGACCCAGTGAAGGTGAGCCGTTCAGCTCTTCAAAATGCGGCTTCTGTAGCGAGTCTTATCTTGACGACCGAAGCAGTGGTAGCCAACAAACCAGAACCAGCTCCAGCAGCATCAGCTATGGATCCAAGCATGATGGGTGGGATGATGTAA
- a CDS encoding PTS system mannose/fructose/sorbose family transporter subunit IID: MRRISKMADKKKISKKTLTKAFHHWYYGHLTCFSQEHMQTFGYLTSMLPIVEEMYDSKEEQKEAMQTYTAFFNTEPQLGSLVVGITAGLEEARANGEAVDGETINGMRAGLMGPIAGIGDSLVVGTLIPVLLGIALGLSKGGNIAGALFYIVVWNLLVYLGMRFAFFKGYHLGDKAVEFLVGPKGQALRKAISVVGGMVIGAVAATWVSVTTALEFKNADGEAFLKIQEKIDGVYPGLLTAAFITLCWWLMAKKKVSPNKVMLLLVIIALAGVALGIFDPGLKY, encoded by the coding sequence ATGAGGAGGATATCTAAGATGGCTGATAAAAAGAAAATTTCAAAGAAAACGCTAACCAAAGCATTCCATCATTGGTATTATGGTCACTTGACCTGTTTCTCTCAAGAACACATGCAAACCTTTGGGTATTTGACTTCTATGCTTCCAATCGTGGAAGAAATGTATGATTCTAAAGAAGAACAAAAAGAAGCTATGCAAACCTATACAGCCTTCTTTAATACCGAACCCCAACTAGGATCACTGGTTGTAGGGATTACAGCTGGTTTGGAAGAAGCTCGTGCCAATGGAGAAGCAGTAGATGGCGAAACCATCAACGGGATGCGTGCTGGTTTGATGGGACCAATCGCTGGAATTGGTGACTCCTTGGTTGTTGGGACTTTAATCCCTGTACTTCTCGGTATTGCCCTTGGTCTTTCTAAAGGTGGAAACATTGCAGGGGCTCTCTTCTACATCGTCGTTTGGAACCTCTTGGTATACTTGGGAATGCGTTTCGCTTTCTTCAAAGGTTATCACTTAGGGGACAAGGCGGTTGAATTCCTTGTAGGACCAAAAGGACAAGCCCTTCGTAAAGCGATCAGTGTAGTCGGTGGTATGGTCATCGGTGCCGTAGCAGCGACTTGGGTCTCTGTTACAACAGCCCTCGAATTTAAAAATGCTGACGGAGAGGCCTTTCTCAAAATCCAAGAAAAGATTGATGGTGTTTATCCAGGTCTCTTAACTGCTGCCTTTATCACTCTTTGCTGGTGGCTCATGGCGAAGAAGAAAGTCTCACCAAACAAGGTGATGCTTCTCTTGGTCATCATCGCCTTGGCTGGGGTAGCTCTTGGAATCTTTGATCCAGGTCTCAAATACTAA